A region of Panicum virgatum strain AP13 chromosome 8N, P.virgatum_v5, whole genome shotgun sequence DNA encodes the following proteins:
- the LOC120686585 gene encoding uncharacterized protein LOC120686585, with the protein MMQRKIDVLSSKKQKVAEHSYGTTNSDSSTPATINISLQMEQDDYVENEDLPAHYRDNCSSDKVVSKETYATPSIFEASQYQLNKISKRPSASVPASKNHRGTTSLSTGNTMKVGTKVYLQRWKNRNKTVAMGKLVSCDPKQKLDGVQLGKEFWMVSVSFVMVEDEPLIRPYKNYKVLRDVEGGAHVAWPSTFIEKIDI; encoded by the exons ATGATGCAGAGAAAAATAGATGTTCTTAGCTCAAAGAAACAG aaggtggctgagcactcatATGGAACCACAAATTCGGACTCATCTACCCCAGCCACAATAAATATTAGCTTACAG ATGGAGCAAGATGATTATGTGGAGAATGAGGATCTGCCAGCACATTACAGAGATAATTGTAGTAGCGATAAG GTTGTCTCAAAGGAAACATATGCTACTCCCTCAATTTTTGAAGCATCTCAGTACCAA CTGAACAAGATCTCAAAAAGGCCTAGTGCATCGGTACCTGCTAGT AAGAATCATCGTGGTACAACAAGTTTGTCAACTGGCAATACAATGAAG GTTGGCACCAAAGTATACTTGCAGAGATGGAAAAATCGAAACAAGACTGTCGCAATGGGTAAACTAGTGAGTTGTGATCCAAAACAGAAACTTGATGGTGTTCAGCTAGGCAAAGAATTTTGGATGGTTTCTGTTAGTTTTGTAATGGTAGAAGATGAACCATTGATACGACCATACAAAAACTACAAGGTTCTTAGAGATGTAGAAGGAGGAGCCCATGTTGCATGGCCTTCAACTTTT ATCGAGAAGATAGATATATGA